The segment AAAACAAGAACCAATCATAACTACCCAAGGTTGATCCCATGTTTCAATTTATTAAAGAAAAACTCAAAAAGATTTACTCTGGAATTACCACACAGCTACAATCAATCTTTGAAAAAAAATCAATTGACCAGGCAACCATCGATCAAATTCAAGAACTTTTAATAAAAGCTGATACCGGCACAACTCCGACAAAAAAAATTATTGCCCATCTACAAAGTGCTTATGAAGCTGGCAGCCTTCAAGAAGGCAGCGATATTAAAAAAATATTACACCAAGAGTTGGCACATTTACTTGCCCAAAATAAACCATGTCCATCTGCTACCATTTTTCTTTTAGTCGGCATTAATGGCAGTGGAAAAACAACGTTTGCTGGAAAATTAGCTCACTTCCTTGTCCAACAAAAAAAATCATGCTTGATTGCAGCAGCCGATACATTTCGTGCAGCAGCTCCCGAGCAGCTTACTGTTTGGGCACAAAAAGCAGGCGCTAGCCTGGTCATAGGCAAACCAAATCAAGATCCAGCATCCGTCACATTTGATGCTTGCGAGCAGTTCAAAAATCAAAACTTTGACACATTAATTATCGATACTGCTGGTCGCCTTCAAACCAAAGAAAGTTTAATGAAGGAACTTGAAAAAATAAAAAGAATTATTACAAAGCAATTGCCA is part of the Candidatus Babeliales bacterium genome and harbors:
- the ftsY gene encoding signal recognition particle-docking protein FtsY, translated to MFQFIKEKLKKIYSGITTQLQSIFEKKSIDQATIDQIQELLIKADTGTTPTKKIIAHLQSAYEAGSLQEGSDIKKILHQELAHLLAQNKPCPSATIFLLVGINGSGKTTFAGKLAHFLVQQKKSCLIAAADTFRAAAPEQLTVWAQKAGASLVIGKPNQDPASVTFDACEQFKNQNFDTLIIDTAGRLQTKESLMKELEKIKRIITKQLPNHIVCTLLTVDAMLGQNSFHQAQIFHQSTALDGIVLTKIDGSAKGGIVFSIVQELAIPIAYLSWGEHIDDMTPFDPELYIQNLLGEIKFQSNKHQ